In a genomic window of Procambarus clarkii isolate CNS0578487 chromosome 10, FALCON_Pclarkii_2.0, whole genome shotgun sequence:
- the LOC123746721 gene encoding LOW QUALITY PROTEIN: anion exchange protein 2 (The sequence of the model RefSeq protein was modified relative to this genomic sequence to represent the inferred CDS: deleted 1 base in 1 codon) translates to MDLNHIADKEHYTSDFGNYTYNLRPDFPLGVVLLDLDEKEVPRIATRVVDKLISYDQVPIDQREAVIRILLHKHNSSQETSSTEEKPNLGGRRRSSVRKLPVPNNFPQTDGGNTTDEPNGVVSNGTIPKDLKSCARHNSFTEIEIDENVLFKNKEAKKKSVSEGGEMTAVMAGGVSFLESPILAFVRLSEGVVLQDLIEVSMPVRFIFVLLGPFHDEKDYHEIGHSISTLMASKVFREAAYTANTRDKILIAANEVLPPVSWTANMNGMDVAQIMKKRESIMMKSAQCEEAAAAAAAAMAAASPGEGDDGDKKPPTRDPLIRIGKPFYGLYLDIRDRYPKYPSDIIDGFSGQVAAATIFIFFAALSPAITFGGMYGDMMDNYIGVGECLLMSSVNGAIFALFAAQPLLIVGATGPLMVFDMSLYQFAKTNELDFLAMRVWIGLWMTIIGLLVSATEAVALVRKFTRFTEEIFATLVCLIFIYEAVSKTAGIFVSHPLLEEYGCGDDILPSPLTTMDDFMNGTEMSINGTAEVLPVKKKIIPQPNTALLSLILMLGTFVIAIKLKYFRNSKYLGRSARRALGDFGVPIAIVLMVALDYVIKHTYTDKLTMPEGIQPSNPKIRGWFINPFGQEKPLPVWCMFAGAPASILVFFLVFLEENICHLILSKPERKLVKGTGFHWDLLLSCFINFLSGLLGAPYMGPACVRTVAHASALTVTAPGPNPGDPPQIAGVREQRVSSLVVSILVGLAVLLSDALNLVPKAVLFGVFLYMGIASTAGIHFLERTVLMFMPVKYHPDMPYVKKVRTLKMHIFTVIQLTALGVCWGVKESPAALALPFVLILLIPIRLYLLPFIFTKPELSALDGTEAMKTDDTDEPDFYEAQHALPTDADHDHQS, encoded by the exons ATGGATCTCAACCATATCGCGGATAAAGAACATTACACCAGTGACTTTGGGAATTATACCTACAATCTGCGGCCAGACTTTCCGCTAG GAGTAGTACTGCTGGACTTGGACGAGAAGGAGGTTCCTCGCATCGCCACTCGGGTAGTGGATAAGCTCATCTCCTACGACCAGGTGCCCATCGACCAGCGTGAGGCCGTTATACGCATCCTCTTGCACAAACACAATTCCTCCCAGGAAACAAGCAG CACCGAAGAAAAGCCAAATTTGGGTGGTCGGCGGCGTTCATCTGTTCGCAAGCTGCCAGTACCCAATAATTTCCCTCAGACCGATGGAGGCAACACTACCGATGAACCTAATGGTGTGGTGTCCAATGGCACAATCCCAAAGGACCTGAAAAGTTGCGCTCGTCACAACTCGTTCACTGAG ATTGAAATAGATGAGAATGTGTTGTTCAAGAATAAAGAGGCCAAGAAGAAGAGTGTGTCCGAGGGCGGGGAGATGACAGCGGTGATGGCTGGTGGCGTGAGCTTCCTTGAGAGCCCCATCCTCGCCTTCGTCAGGCTGTCTGAAGGCGTCGTGCTACAGGATCTTATAGAA GTTTCCATGCCTGTAAGGTTCATATTTGTCCTCCTTGGACCCTTCCACGATGAGAAGGACTACCACGAGATTGGTCATTCCATCTCCACCCTGATGGCCAGTAAGGTGTTCCGCGAGGCAGCGTACACGGCCAACACCCGGGATAAAATACTTATAGCAGCTAATGAGGTTTTACCTCCTGTCTCGTGGACAGCAAACATGAATGGCATGGATGTCGCTCAGATCATGAAGAAGAGAGAGAGCATCATGATGAAGAGCGCTCagtgtgaagaag ctgcagctgcagccgcagCAGCAATGGCGGCAGCTTCTCCGGGAGAGGGCGATGACGGAGACAAGAAACCTCCAACACGAGACCCTCTTATTCGTATAGGGAAGCCTTTCTATGGCTTGTACCTGGACATACGGGACCGCTACCCCAAGTACCCCTCCGACATTATAGACGGCTTCAGCGGACAGGTGGCGGCGGCAACCATCTTCATCTTCTTTGCTGCCCTCTCACCCGCCATCACCTTTGGTGGCATGTATG GTGACATGATGGATAACTACATTGGAGTCGGAGAATGTCTCCTCATGTCTTCTGTGAATGGCGCCATCTTTGCCCTTTTTGCCGCGCAGCCCTTGCTTATTGTGGGCGCGACGGGTCCTCTCATGGTCTTTGACATGAGTCTCTACCAA TTCGCCAAGACGAATGAACTTGATTTCCTGGCCATGAGAGTGTGGATTGGCTTGTGGATGACTATTATTGGCCTGCTGGTCTCCGCAACTGAGGCTGTCGCCCTGGTGAGGAAGTTCACCAGGTTCACCGAGGAGATCTTCGCCACGCTGGTCTGTCTCATCTTCATCTATGAAGCCGTCTCCAAGACGGCAGGCATCTTCGTGTCTCACCCGCTTCTTGAGGAGTACGGGTGTGGCGATGACATCCTTCCTTCGCCATTGACAAC TATGGACGACTTCATGAACGGTACAGAGATGAGCATCAATGGCACCGCCGAAGTCCTTCCTGTGAAAAAGAAGATAATCCCCCAGCCCAACACCGCCCTCCTCTCCCTCATCCTCATGCTGGGGACCTTTGTCATCGCCATTAAGCTCAAGTACTTCCGTAACTCCAAGTACTTAGGAAGAAGT GCACGCCGAGCTCTGGGAGACTTTGGTGTGCCCATCGCCATTGTTCTCATGGTGGCATTGGACTACGTCATCAAACACACGTACACCGACAAGCTGACAATGCCTGAAGGCATACAGCCCTCCAACCCTAAAATCCGCGGCTGGTTTATTAACCCGTTCGGGCAGGAGAAACCGCTTCCAGTGTGGTGCATGTTCGCTGGAGCCCCCGCCTCCATCctcgtcttcttcctcgtcttccTCGAAGAAAACATCTGCCA TCTGATTTTGAGCAAGCCAGAGCGGAAGCTGGTCAAAGGAACAGGTTTCCATTGGGATCTTTTGCTTTCGTGCTTCATCAACTTCCTCTCCGGCCTCCTGGGAGCTCCGTACATGGGCCCTGCCTGTGTTCGGACCGTGGCCCACGCCTCC GCCCTCACCGTCACAGCTCCAGGACCCAACCCTGGTGATCCGCCTCAGATTGCAGGTGTCAGAG AACAGAGAGTAAGCAGTCTCGTGGTATCCATTTTGGTAGGGTTGGCTGTCCTGCTCTCAGACGCCCTGAACCTGGTGCCAAAGGCAGTGTTGTTTGGTGTCTTCCTCTACATGGGTATTGCCTCCACTGCTGGCATTCATTTCCTTGAGAGGACGGTTCTCATGTTCATGCCAGTCAAGTATCACCCTGATATGCCTTACGTTAAGAAG GTTCGCACACTGAAGATGCATATCTTCACCGTGATACAGTTGACGGCGCTGGGCGTGTGTTGGGGCGTGAAAGAGTCTCCAGCAGCCCTGGCTCTGCCCTTCGTCCTCATACTCCTCatccctattaggctctatcttcTACCCTTCATTTTCACCAAACCCGAGCTCAGTGCT